A stretch of Bradyrhizobium sp. CCBAU 53338 DNA encodes these proteins:
- a CDS encoding amino acid ABC transporter permease produces MKGFDLMAVLLNPEFSRMLVHGVKMTFIIFIGSWLLAMSLGMVLLAVRMLPSRIASGFVAIYVSYHRNVPTLVQLMLWYFGISSLLPDSVQMWLGDHNGEALFAVVALGLCQAAYFSEDQRSGLRAVPRGQWEAARALGHSYVGAMAYILLPQAVRNAMPALVNHTVSLFKNSSLAMAIGVAELTHAVKEVENQSFRPFESYLIATIVYLVCSLLLMWLGHHLEQRSRMAGAV; encoded by the coding sequence GTGAAGGGTTTCGACCTCATGGCCGTCCTGCTCAATCCGGAGTTCAGCCGGATGCTGGTCCATGGGGTGAAGATGACCTTCATCATCTTCATCGGCTCGTGGCTCCTCGCGATGAGTCTTGGAATGGTACTTCTCGCGGTCCGGATGCTGCCGAGCCGAATCGCCAGCGGTTTTGTCGCGATCTACGTCTCCTACCACCGCAATGTACCGACCTTGGTGCAGCTCATGCTCTGGTATTTCGGCATTTCGAGCCTGCTGCCGGACTCGGTTCAGATGTGGCTAGGCGATCACAATGGCGAAGCGTTGTTCGCTGTCGTTGCCTTGGGGCTGTGTCAGGCTGCGTATTTCAGCGAGGATCAACGCTCCGGTCTGCGTGCCGTGCCGAGGGGGCAGTGGGAAGCCGCCCGTGCCCTGGGGCATAGCTATGTCGGGGCTATGGCCTACATCCTGCTGCCACAGGCCGTTCGCAACGCGATGCCGGCGCTGGTGAACCATACGGTCTCCTTGTTCAAGAACTCCAGCCTTGCGATGGCGATCGGCGTCGCCGAGCTGACCCACGCGGTCAAGGAGGTCGAGAACCAGAGCTTTCGTCCATTCGAGAGCTACCTGATTGCCACGATCGTCTATCTCGTCTGCTCGCTGTTGCTGATGTGGCTTGGTCACCATCTCGAGCAGCGCAGCCGCATGGCCGGAGCGGTCTGA
- a CDS encoding amino acid ABC transporter permease, protein MALLPSMIEIVRDNWLLLLVGQYPNGPLGGITATLILSVLGIALAFPLSVVMALASLSPWRALRWPVMAMVYVTRGVPLLLIILWVYFVLPLLIGHSVPAFATMLVTLIGYEAAFLSEIVRAGIQALPQGQMDAARALGHSRLGAMRYVILPQALFNMIPSILSQFVSTIKETTLGYIINVPELTFAAGQINNRLLTKPFEVYFILAISYFIVCWTLTQAINMVERRITARRTAGVAAASALPATAASASGA, encoded by the coding sequence ATGGCGCTGCTTCCGAGCATGATCGAGATCGTAAGGGACAACTGGCTGTTGCTGCTCGTCGGTCAGTATCCGAACGGTCCGCTTGGCGGCATTACGGCCACCCTCATTCTCTCCGTGCTCGGCATTGCCTTGGCCTTTCCGCTGAGCGTCGTGATGGCGCTGGCGAGCCTGTCGCCGTGGCGGGCGCTGCGCTGGCCGGTCATGGCCATGGTCTACGTCACCCGCGGTGTGCCGCTGCTGCTGATCATTCTGTGGGTCTATTTCGTGCTGCCGCTTTTGATCGGCCATAGCGTGCCGGCGTTCGCGACCATGCTGGTCACGCTGATCGGCTACGAAGCCGCATTCTTGAGTGAGATCGTGCGGGCCGGAATTCAGGCATTGCCACAAGGTCAGATGGATGCTGCCCGCGCGCTCGGGCACAGCCGTCTCGGCGCGATGCGCTACGTGATTCTGCCGCAGGCACTGTTTAACATGATCCCGAGCATCCTCAGTCAGTTCGTCTCGACCATCAAGGAGACGACACTCGGCTACATCATCAACGTGCCCGAGCTCACCTTTGCGGCCGGCCAGATCAACAACCGCCTGCTGACCAAGCCGTTCGAAGTCTACTTCATCCTCGCCATCAGCTATTTCATCGTTTGCTGGACCTTGACGCAGGCCATCAACATGGTCGAGCGGCGGATTACCGCGCGCCGAACCGCAGGCGTGGCCGCTGCGTCCGCACTGCCTGCCACAGCCGCAAGCGCATCAGGGGCATGA
- a CDS encoding amino acid ABC transporter ATP-binding protein, with product MTMTHETPSPNAAAMIQFVAVHKFFGPLAALTDVNAEVKKGEVVVVCGPSGSGKSTLIRTVNRLEEIQSGSVLFEGKDVHAKLRGSALNHLRSRIGFVFQSFNLFPHLSALDNVMLSPMKVNGVKRSDARETALRLLDRVGLAAKAQNYPGQLSGGQQQRVAIARALAMEPPAMLFDEPTSALDPEMVGEVLSVMRGLARDGMTMMCVTHEMNFARDVADRVWFMDAGRVLETGAPVDFFRSPQHPRAQRFLSDLHTR from the coding sequence ATGACCATGACGCATGAAACTCCATCCCCAAATGCCGCCGCCATGATCCAGTTCGTCGCTGTCCATAAATTCTTTGGACCGCTGGCCGCGCTGACGGACGTCAATGCCGAGGTCAAGAAAGGCGAGGTTGTGGTGGTCTGCGGGCCGTCCGGTTCGGGCAAGTCGACGCTCATCCGTACCGTCAACAGGCTCGAGGAAATCCAGTCCGGCTCGGTGCTGTTCGAGGGCAAGGACGTTCATGCCAAGCTGCGTGGCTCGGCGCTGAACCACCTCCGGAGCCGCATCGGATTCGTTTTCCAGAGCTTCAACTTGTTTCCGCATCTGAGTGCGCTCGACAACGTCATGCTTTCGCCGATGAAGGTGAACGGCGTCAAGCGCAGCGACGCGCGCGAAACGGCCCTGCGGCTGCTGGATCGCGTCGGGCTCGCGGCTAAAGCACAGAACTATCCAGGCCAGCTCTCCGGCGGACAGCAGCAGCGCGTGGCGATCGCGCGCGCGCTCGCCATGGAGCCGCCAGCGATGCTGTTCGACGAACCGACCAGCGCGCTCGATCCGGAGATGGTGGGGGAAGTGCTGTCCGTCATGCGTGGGCTTGCGCGTGATGGAATGACCATGATGTGCGTGACCCATGAGATGAACTTCGCGCGTGATGTCGCCGATCGTGTCTGGTTCATGGACGCTGGGAGGGTGCTCGAGACGGGAGCTCCGGTGGACTTCTTCCGCTCACCACAACATCCCCGTGCGCAGCGTTTCCTGTCGGACCTGCACACACGGTGA
- a CDS encoding ABC transporter substrate-binding protein, translated as MSFKKRSIGLVAAVAGLAGIASAACADQLSDIIQRKELRCGTFADVPPFAAPDAKTREMVGFDVDLCKAIAQHWGVVAKVTPLSVEARVPEVKLGHVDITVANLAYTLGRAEQIQFSDPYYIAKEMLAVKASDPGSAKADFKGKRLASTKGSTSELAIKMNESDPLTFVDTGSAFMAVQQNKAVGMVANTMTITKLVNQSKEGGQPLKMIEEPMVLQPIGVGMKKDEPALLAKINETLLAMDQAGEINQLWDKWLGPSTEFKMTRTDKVAPLSQLKFTPLP; from the coding sequence ATGTCTTTCAAGAAACGTTCGATCGGCCTAGTGGCCGCGGTTGCAGGCCTTGCCGGGATCGCGTCTGCGGCATGCGCCGACCAGCTCTCGGACATCATCCAGCGTAAGGAGCTGCGCTGCGGAACCTTCGCGGACGTCCCGCCGTTTGCGGCGCCGGATGCCAAGACACGTGAGATGGTCGGCTTTGACGTCGATCTCTGCAAGGCGATCGCCCAACATTGGGGCGTTGTCGCAAAGGTCACGCCGCTCTCGGTCGAGGCGCGCGTGCCGGAGGTCAAGCTCGGTCATGTCGATATCACGGTGGCGAACCTTGCCTACACGCTGGGACGCGCGGAGCAGATCCAGTTTTCCGATCCCTATTACATCGCCAAGGAAATGCTGGCAGTGAAGGCGAGCGACCCCGGGTCCGCCAAAGCCGATTTCAAGGGTAAGCGGCTGGCATCGACCAAAGGATCGACGTCGGAACTGGCCATCAAGATGAACGAATCCGACCCGCTGACTTTCGTCGATACCGGCTCGGCCTTCATGGCGGTTCAACAGAACAAGGCGGTCGGAATGGTGGCGAATACCATGACGATCACCAAGCTCGTGAACCAGTCCAAGGAGGGCGGGCAGCCACTGAAGATGATCGAGGAGCCCATGGTCCTGCAGCCGATCGGCGTTGGCATGAAGAAGGACGAGCCGGCGCTGCTCGCGAAGATCAACGAGACCCTGCTCGCGATGGACCAGGCCGGCGAAATCAACCAGCTCTGGGACAAGTGGCTCGGGCCCAGCACCGAGTTCAAGATGACGCGCACCGACAAGGTCGCGCCGCTCAGCCAGCTGAAGTTCACGCCGCTCCCATGA
- a CDS encoding serine hydrolase has protein sequence MRAPIRSRQRRAAFSGKLVRVLDEWTPHRIRGAVVLVAHEGEIVEAICAGFRDLERQALMQVDTRFRYASLTKVFISAIALMLVEEGAFNLTDPVSRYLPFFEPRGPDGCPAAITIAHLLTHTAGLDYGFCQSPDGAYRQAGISDGLDLTNMPLRENLRRLATIPLSFMPGAAWQYSLATDVIGAAIEATTGCSLGEVLRSRLLHPLSLNSVAFTAIDRNDLASVYYDTADAPRRIEGPQHVRHNGGELILSPERCFLKSEYPSGGTGLLGNARDFLRLLEEIRTGRNHVLSGAVRDRLSQNAIGDLPALGLDPGWRFSHGFAILESPERARVPFGAGTWRWGGVYGHHWFVDTAEDLAVVVLTNTTPSGMNGDFPLAVRDAVYCARK, from the coding sequence ATGAGGGCCCCGATCCGCAGTCGTCAGCGGCGCGCTGCCTTTTCGGGCAAACTTGTGCGCGTTCTCGACGAGTGGACGCCGCATCGGATCAGGGGTGCGGTGGTCCTGGTCGCCCACGAAGGGGAAATCGTCGAGGCGATTTGTGCGGGCTTTCGCGACCTGGAGCGACAGGCCCTGATGCAGGTCGACACTCGCTTCCGTTATGCCTCCTTGACGAAAGTCTTCATATCCGCAATTGCGCTCATGCTGGTCGAGGAAGGCGCCTTCAACCTGACCGACCCCGTTTCGCGTTACCTGCCCTTCTTTGAACCGCGCGGGCCGGATGGCTGCCCGGCAGCGATTACTATTGCTCATTTGCTCACGCATACGGCCGGACTCGATTATGGATTTTGCCAATCTCCGGACGGCGCGTATCGGCAGGCGGGTATCTCGGACGGCCTCGACCTTACGAATATGCCATTGCGAGAGAACCTCCGTCGCCTGGCGACGATTCCGCTTTCCTTTATGCCGGGCGCGGCTTGGCAATATTCGCTGGCGACTGATGTGATCGGTGCCGCGATCGAGGCTACAACAGGATGCTCGCTCGGAGAGGTGCTCAGATCAAGGCTGCTCCACCCCCTCTCCCTCAATTCGGTCGCGTTCACTGCCATCGACCGCAACGATCTGGCGTCGGTTTATTATGACACGGCCGACGCTCCACGCAGGATCGAAGGACCGCAGCACGTCCGGCATAATGGCGGCGAGCTCATTCTCTCGCCTGAGCGGTGCTTCTTGAAAAGCGAATACCCCTCTGGCGGCACCGGCCTGTTAGGAAATGCGAGAGATTTCTTGAGATTGCTCGAAGAGATTCGTACCGGGCGCAACCATGTTTTGTCTGGTGCCGTTCGCGATCGATTGAGCCAGAACGCGATTGGCGACTTACCAGCACTTGGACTCGATCCAGGATGGCGATTCTCCCATGGCTTTGCCATCCTTGAGAGCCCTGAACGCGCCAGGGTGCCGTTCGGAGCAGGAACCTGGCGTTGGGGCGGTGTCTATGGGCACCACTGGTTCGTCGACACGGCCGAAGATCTGGCCGTCGTGGTGCTCACGAATACTACGCCTTCCGGAATGAACGGCGACTTCCCGTTAGCAGTAAGAGACGCAGTTTACTGTGCCCGCAAATAA
- a CDS encoding FadR/GntR family transcriptional regulator, with protein MRKKKQKPVKLHDSVMEMLARRIISGVYPAETTLPNETELCEQLSVGRSSLREAVRVLTDKGMLVVQRRIGTRVTPSSQWNRLDGDLIRWTAHAAPDQQFMWSLLEARRIFEPAAAELAATRATAADLARIEAGYMGMVGSWKGGDAENLVEADIAFHRAILDSTKNVVLMQMVSIIEAALRAGFRHTTNTSRTPEVALDAHFQVLEAIRLRNPEQARSRMTVLMDWTAKDLESSLLNGKRQ; from the coding sequence GTGCGGAAGAAAAAGCAGAAGCCTGTGAAGCTGCATGATTCGGTGATGGAGATGCTGGCGCGGAGGATCATCTCCGGCGTCTATCCAGCCGAGACCACTCTGCCAAACGAGACGGAGCTTTGCGAGCAGCTTTCAGTGGGCCGCTCCTCCCTTCGAGAAGCGGTGCGCGTGCTGACCGACAAGGGAATGCTCGTAGTCCAACGACGCATCGGAACACGCGTGACGCCCTCCTCACAGTGGAATAGGCTCGACGGGGATCTGATCCGGTGGACTGCGCACGCCGCCCCCGACCAGCAGTTCATGTGGTCGCTTCTTGAGGCGCGGCGGATCTTCGAACCGGCGGCGGCGGAACTAGCCGCGACCCGCGCAACGGCTGCCGACCTCGCCCGCATCGAGGCCGGCTACATGGGGATGGTGGGCAGCTGGAAAGGCGGCGACGCCGAAAACCTCGTAGAAGCGGACATCGCTTTTCACCGCGCCATTCTGGACAGCACGAAGAATGTTGTGCTCATGCAAATGGTCTCTATCATCGAGGCGGCGCTGCGCGCGGGTTTCCGCCATACCACAAATACGTCCCGAACTCCTGAGGTGGCGCTGGACGCGCACTTTCAGGTGCTCGAGGCCATACGGTTGCGCAATCCTGAGCAGGCGAGAAGCCGGATGACCGTATTGATGGATTGGACCGCAAAGGATCTCGAATCCTCGCTCCTCAATGGGAAAAGGCAATGA